AGATGACAACTTATTGAAATGATGGAAGTTCACGGCGCTTCACGGTGAAATGGAAGCTACACCGTGAAATACCTTGCCAGCCGCAGATCTGCCGCAGATACTCGCGCCACTCGATTCAGAGAATTTTCTTGAATGTGAAGTCTTGCGTCGCGATCTGGAGGCAGTGAGATGACGTTTTGTAAGTGGCTCGAGATGGACCGTTTGGTGAAGAAGGGCCGCCGGCGCCGCGTAGGTTTAACTCTGACGCTGGGGGTAATGCTTCTGGCCGGAACGCGCCTGTTTGCGCAGGGAATCACGGGCACCATCGCCGGTACGGTCACGGATCCAAGCGGTACGGCTGTCCCCGGGGCCACAGTCACGATCACCCAAACCAGCATCAATTCTGTGCACACGGTCACGACGTCGGATAATGGGAGCTTCACTGCCACGGAGCTTCCTCCGGGCGACTACACGGTAGAGGTGGAACAAAAGGGGTTTGAGCGCTTCCGTCAAACCGGCGTTCACCTCACGATTGACCAGACGGTCTCGCTCACGCCGGTACTCACCTTGGGTGCGCTGACGGAGACGGTCAATGTCTCAGGTGCAGCCCCCGTGATTCAGACGACTGACTCGTCGATCGGTTCGGTCATCGAGAGCCAGGCGATTCAGAACACACCTCTGAACGGCCGGCTGAGCCTCATGGGTCTGATTGCATTGGCCCCTGGTGTTCAGGGTGTGGGAGCGCAGGACCAGCTTGCGACCCGTGGTCTCACGTTCGCGGCAGGTACCGGTTCGCGCAACTCCTATGGCGGCCTGGCGTCCACGCTTGACGGCGTTAACAACGCCGAGGTCACGCTGCAGCGTGCCGAGCCGGAGATCCCTTCACTCGATGCAATTTCGCAGTTCAAGATGCTTACAACCGGCGCTCCAGCGGAGTTTGGTCAGCCTATGGCGCTCATCGTCGTCAGCGCGAGCGGCACAAATCAATTCCATGGCGAGTTGCTGGAGTACAACCGCTCTAAAGGGATGGGAGCGAAGTCTTACTTCAGCGGCGCGGTGTCACGGCCCCCCTATGAGCGTAACGAATACGGCGGAAACTTCAACGGACCAATCTGGATTCCGAAGCTCTACAAGGGCCGCGACCGTAGCTTCTTCTTCGTCGCCTACGAGGGCTTTCGCCTGACGCAGTCCTACACCGATAACACGCAGCAGCCGACCGCACTGATGCGTCAGGGTATCTTCACAGAATTCCCTACGCTGACGCTCATCGATCCCTTGACAGGGCTGCCGTTCACTACGCACAACACGATTCCATCGGGCCGCATCAATTCGGTCTCGCAGCAGCTTATGAATTTCCTCATGCCTTTGCCGACAGCTTCCGGAACTGGCGTCAACACGTTCGAACAAGTGTCGGAGACGTCCGTCTCCAACCGCTTCTCTGTTCGCCTGGATCACCGTCTGACGAATAACGACCAGATCCGCTTCACCTATCTGCGCGCTTTCTACGGCCCCAGCCCGACGAATGGCTCCGATAGCCTGCAGGGAGGGAACGCTCAGGACGGCGAGCACAACTCGAACTACATCCTCGGCTGGACTCACACGTTCAACGCCAGTCTGCTGGCCGACACCTACGCTTCGTTCTTCCATCTGCCTATTTACCGCACGCCGCAGAACCACGGGACGGACTTCGCTTCGATTATCCCTGGCCTTGGATCGGAGCTGATCGAAGGCGCGCCCCAGATTTCGATCACGAACATCCAGTCCATCGCGGAGCAGGGATCGAAGGATCTTGAGCAGGTCGCACAAATCGGAACCAACGTCACGAAGGTCACTGAGCACCACACAATCAAAGTCGGCTTCTCATACGTGTACGACAACCACTGGAACAACGCAGCCAGCACACCGCAACGTGGCCAGTACACCTTCAACGGGCGCTACTCCGGCAACGCGTTTGCGGACTTCCTGCTGGGTTATCCGGTATCGACCGTGAAGCCGACGCCGAACAACTTCATCACCCGCAACATCTCCTCGCAGTACGCGGCGTACGTGCAGGACGACTGGAAACCCTTCCATAATCTGACCGTCAACGCCGGGTTGCGTTACGACCTGCAGTGGTTCCGCGACAATCCTTACGGCTTGGATTCGCTATATGTTCCGTCTCTGAAGGAGGTCGTGGTCTTCGGCAATTCGTATCCGCCGGCCGCGATTCCACAGTTCCTCACGTCTATTCCGATCACGCTTTCGGGTACGGCAGGACTGCCCGGTAGCGTCTTCGCCTACCTGGGACAGGATAAGAACAACGTCTCGCCGCGCCTCGGCTTCGCGTATCAGCCGTTCCCAAACACAGTGCTCCGCGGAGCTTTCGGCATTTACTACAACCTGCTCCCCGCCTCGTACATAGGCACGGCGCCGTTCGCCAACCTCCCGTTTTCGGGTTCGCAGACCTACAACAACTCCACCAGCAATCCGCCCGCGTTCTCCATGTCGAATCCGTTCTCGGCGACCGGAACGTTCACGTCGAATCCGAACGTTCTGGCGCAAGCCCCGACCGTCACCCCGTATACCGAGGAATACAATCTTGCGCTCGAGCACCAGTTCGCCGGCAACTGGGACGTGCGCGTCGGGTATGTGGGGCAGCACAACCTGAAGCAGAACAACTATGGCGGCAGCGGCAACTACGCCCCGAACATCAATCTTCCGGCTCAACCAGTACCCATCAAGTCGGGCTCGGGCGTGACGGTCCAGAGTCTCAATCTCGTGCAGCCCTTCTCGACCATCAGCTTGAACATGGATCCGATCTTCCATAGCAACATGAACTCGCTGCAGATCGGTGCGCATCACCAGTACCACAATGGAGTGGCATTCGGAGCGGAGTACCAGTGGACGCGAGTGCTCGGAACTGAGAACTTGGAGAATCCTTCTGGATCTACGCCGAACGACTCCTACGGCCCGATCGCCGGCATCGCACCGCAGGTGCTCACGGTGAACTACTCCTACCTTCTGCCATTTGGTCACGGGAGGGCCTTCCTGGCGGGGAACAGCGGGCTATTGGACAAGGTCGTCAGTGGTTGGCAGGTTTCCGGCATCACGGTATTTCAGAACGGACAGCCGTTCTCCGTTAGCTACTCGGCGCCTGGCACGTTCACCGACGGCAGCGGCAACGTATGGACGAACCTCGCCAGCGGCCGCGCCAATCGTGTGACGGGTGTGTCGCTCTATCCATCGGCGAAGACGAAGAAGCAGTGGTTCAATCCGTCAGCCTTTACAGCGCCAACCAACGCGGCAGGCATTCCCGGCGGAGCATACGGCAACTCGGGCTATGACATGTTGCGCGGACCGCGCTACCAGGACTGGGACATCAATCTTGAAAAGAACATCGAGTGGCATGAGCATTACCGCATCCAGCTGCGTGCCGATGCCTTCAACGTCTTCAATCACCCAAATCTCGGAACGCCGAATGCGAACATCAGCAACACGTCGACGGTCGGCACGATCACATCTGTAAGCGGTACTCCAACCTACGAACAGCGCACCGTAGAGTTCGCGGGCAAGTTCAATTTCTAGCCCGGCGCTCGGACTTTGCCACAACGTGGCAATTCGCTTGGCAAAGTTAATGCTGCGTCCCGATCGATGGAGACCCTGATGATTCGGCAATTCCTTTGCCTCTCGTTTCTGGCAGGCGCAACCTCTCTGCTGCATGCGCAGAAACTTCCTCCTGCCCGACATATTTCTCCCACAAAGCTCGACAGCAACACCAGCGAATTGTTCCGGGAATCGATGTATTGGGACAACTACTTCTACGACAGGTCCGCGAAGCTGGTGCGCAGTCCATACGGCGGTATATACGCGCACAGTGCCGGGCATTACATGGTTCGCGAGTCGAGCTGGTACGCACTGGGCTTGCTGTTTCGAGATCAGCAGGGAGATCGCGAGCGTGCCGCCGAGATCCTCGATACCGTGCTGAAGGAGCAATACACTACGACCGGTGTGCGCTGGTACGGTACATACAAACGCACGCCTGAGGAGCCCGATCCCACCGGCAAGAGCATCATCTGGCGCGGCTACGATCCCAACTGGCGTCATTTCGTCGGCACCACGTTCGCGATCATTCTCATCGAGTTCCCGGATCGTGTCTCGCCCGGTCTGCGCGATCGCATGTACAAGGCGATTGACCTCGCGATCGAGGGCGAGATGCAGGAAGGGCGGCTCTTGCCGTCGTACACCAACATCGCGCTGATGTATGGGTTCCTGTGGGACTTCGCCGCGGTGCATGACCATAACGCCACTTGGTTGAAGCAATCCGCCGCGTGGAACGACGAGGTGTACAGGCTTTATAAGCAGTACGACGCCTTCTATGAGTACAACTCGCCGACCTACTGCGGCGTGGACATTTACGGCTTGGCGCTGTTCCGTGACTATGGCTCGTCTGCGCACATGCGCCAGATCGGCAGGGAAATGGAGGCTGGGCTCTGGCGCGATTTGATGAGGTATTACAACCCGCGACTGCGCAATCTGAGCGGACCCTACGACCGTTCCTACGGCATGGATATGGAGAGCTACGTCAGCGTGGTTGGCCTGTGGATGCGCACCGTGCTGGACGCGGCGCATGCACCGTTCCCTCAACTCTCCGCAACTACGGACCATCTGCCGGACCTTTGGTTCGCGCCGCACGCGGCCATCCTTGGCACGAGCATCCCCGCCGACGTGCTCGCGAAGATGAATAAATTCCAGAGCGAGCACATGGTGCGTCAGCAGATCGATGCTAAGCGCATTGCTACAGCTTGGATCGGCAAGGATGTCATCTTCGGCGGCGAGTTCACGCAGAAGACGAAGGACGCTGGGACGACAACACAGTTTCGTCCGGCCACCATCCAGTGGCGTACGCCCTCAGGGACGATTGGATGGGTGCAGCTTGTGCAGTGCCCGCCTGTCGATGCGACCGCGGATGAGCACGGTCTCACGATCGACACCTCCGGAACGGTCCGCTTCCGCATTCATGCCATCGGCATCGATAAGACGAAGGTAAGCGGGATGTCGTGGGATATTCCCGGACTGCACGTGGCGGCCGAGAGCGATGCGAAGGGGTTTATGCTGGACGCCGGCAAAGACTCGGTAGATCTGATTTACAACGGTATGAACCACATGCACCTCTCCATCGAAAGGGTAAGGTAGTCGGATGAAGATCGCGCAGTGTGTTGTTCTCACGCTCTTTCTTGCAGCCTGCTCTCTTGCCGCGCAGACACCGCAGTCCTACTTCACAAACTGGCCTGCGGGGCTCTCGCCGCAGGAAGTAGGAAAGCGCGTTGCCGAGCACTTCGTGACCAGCCCTCATCAGGAGCCGGCAAAGATTCACTACTCTGAGGCGGGGACCTGGTATGGCGCGCTCACGTTCGCCTCGCTGACGCATGACGAAGCACTGCAGCAAAGGCTCATCCATCGCTTCGATCCGCTACTGCCCGGCGGGACCGAAGTTTCCTTGATCCCGCCCCGCCGGCACGTGGATGATGAGATCTTCGGCATCATCCCTATGGAGATCGGCATCGAGACGCACGATGCGAAATACACCGCCATGGGACTTCAGTTCGCCGATCGCCAGTGGGAGAATCCGCAACCTGACGGGCTTTCAGCCGAAACGCGCTACTGGATCGACGATATGTACATGCTCACCATCCTGCAGCTCGAGGCCTATCGGGCCACGCACGATCGCAAGTACCTGGACCGCGATGCGAAGGAGATGGCGGCGTATCTGGACAAGCTGCAGCAGCCGAATGGACTCTTCTATCACGCGCCCGATGTCCCATTCTTCTGGGGTCGTGGTGACGGATGGGTCGCCGCGGGGATGGCCGAAATGTTACGCGATCTTCCTGCCGACCACCCGCAACGTGCACGCATCCTCGAGGGCTACCGCAAGATGATGGCGGGCCTTCTGAAGTACCAGGGCAAGGACGGCATGTGGCGGCAGCTCATCGATCACGACGAAGCGTGGCCCGAGACCTCCGGCTCAGCAATGTTCACTTTCGCAATGATCACGGGCGTGAAGAACGGGTGGCTGGATGCCGCAACGTATGGCCCCGCTGCGCGGCACGCGTGGATAGCCGTTGCGGGTTACATCGACCAGAACGACAACATCACGAGCGTGTGTGAAGGCACGGGGAAGCTCAACAGCCTGGACTACTATCTCGCACGCAAGCGTCGCACGGGAGATTTCCATGGCCAGGCGCCGATTCTGTGGGTAGCGTCAGCCCTGCTCCGCTGAGCGCACGACACTATCCATATGTCTCTCCGCAGCCATTAATGGGCTCATCATGCTGATATACGTAATAGCCAGTGCGAGTCACGAGAAGCCTGTTCGTAGAGACTCAACGGCAGTGGACGAAATAGGTCTAGTGAACCAGTCTGCTGAGATGCACGCCAAGATAGTAAGGCCAGATGATGAGGGCTAGCACAGTCTGCCAGAAGCCGAGATGAACGAAGCCGGCGGTGAAAAGCCATCCCGCAAACCACACTCCCCCGGTTGTGGTGTGATGACGGATCCGGACCCGATGACCTTGGTGGCTCTCTTGGGAAGCGTCTCGCAGGCTCATCAGTTCAAGCTACCTTCGTAGGCGCTGTCCACGTAATGCAGAAGCAGCGAGGTCGATGTCTGGCCGCGCGGCAGGGGCTCACGCCAGTGCGCGACCGAGCATCCGCGGTAGAGCAATGCGTCTCCTAATGCCTGGTAGATTTTGGCGGTGCCTTCCGAGGTTTCCAACTGGATGGGCCACGGAGACTCTCCATCAGGCTCGGGCGTGACGTCAATGCAGGTAGTGATGCTGTAGTCGCACTGCTCGCGATCACGGTGTTTTTCTAGATCCGCACCGCCCAGGTAAGAAACGAAGTAGGCGTATGACGGCTTGAGAGCCACGTGGGCGATGTCACT
The genomic region above belongs to Acidobacteriaceae bacterium and contains:
- a CDS encoding TonB-dependent receptor, encoding MTFCKWLEMDRLVKKGRRRRVGLTLTLGVMLLAGTRLFAQGITGTIAGTVTDPSGTAVPGATVTITQTSINSVHTVTTSDNGSFTATELPPGDYTVEVEQKGFERFRQTGVHLTIDQTVSLTPVLTLGALTETVNVSGAAPVIQTTDSSIGSVIESQAIQNTPLNGRLSLMGLIALAPGVQGVGAQDQLATRGLTFAAGTGSRNSYGGLASTLDGVNNAEVTLQRAEPEIPSLDAISQFKMLTTGAPAEFGQPMALIVVSASGTNQFHGELLEYNRSKGMGAKSYFSGAVSRPPYERNEYGGNFNGPIWIPKLYKGRDRSFFFVAYEGFRLTQSYTDNTQQPTALMRQGIFTEFPTLTLIDPLTGLPFTTHNTIPSGRINSVSQQLMNFLMPLPTASGTGVNTFEQVSETSVSNRFSVRLDHRLTNNDQIRFTYLRAFYGPSPTNGSDSLQGGNAQDGEHNSNYILGWTHTFNASLLADTYASFFHLPIYRTPQNHGTDFASIIPGLGSELIEGAPQISITNIQSIAEQGSKDLEQVAQIGTNVTKVTEHHTIKVGFSYVYDNHWNNAASTPQRGQYTFNGRYSGNAFADFLLGYPVSTVKPTPNNFITRNISSQYAAYVQDDWKPFHNLTVNAGLRYDLQWFRDNPYGLDSLYVPSLKEVVVFGNSYPPAAIPQFLTSIPITLSGTAGLPGSVFAYLGQDKNNVSPRLGFAYQPFPNTVLRGAFGIYYNLLPASYIGTAPFANLPFSGSQTYNNSTSNPPAFSMSNPFSATGTFTSNPNVLAQAPTVTPYTEEYNLALEHQFAGNWDVRVGYVGQHNLKQNNYGGSGNYAPNINLPAQPVPIKSGSGVTVQSLNLVQPFSTISLNMDPIFHSNMNSLQIGAHHQYHNGVAFGAEYQWTRVLGTENLENPSGSTPNDSYGPIAGIAPQVLTVNYSYLLPFGHGRAFLAGNSGLLDKVVSGWQVSGITVFQNGQPFSVSYSAPGTFTDGSGNVWTNLASGRANRVTGVSLYPSAKTKKQWFNPSAFTAPTNAAGIPGGAYGNSGYDMLRGPRYQDWDINLEKNIEWHEHYRIQLRADAFNVFNHPNLGTPNANISNTSTVGTITSVSGTPTYEQRTVEFAGKFNF
- a CDS encoding glycoside hydrolase family 88 protein: MKIAQCVVLTLFLAACSLAAQTPQSYFTNWPAGLSPQEVGKRVAEHFVTSPHQEPAKIHYSEAGTWYGALTFASLTHDEALQQRLIHRFDPLLPGGTEVSLIPPRRHVDDEIFGIIPMEIGIETHDAKYTAMGLQFADRQWENPQPDGLSAETRYWIDDMYMLTILQLEAYRATHDRKYLDRDAKEMAAYLDKLQQPNGLFYHAPDVPFFWGRGDGWVAAGMAEMLRDLPADHPQRARILEGYRKMMAGLLKYQGKDGMWRQLIDHDEAWPETSGSAMFTFAMITGVKNGWLDAATYGPAARHAWIAVAGYIDQNDNITSVCEGTGKLNSLDYYLARKRRTGDFHGQAPILWVASALLR